Sequence from the Mycosarcoma maydis chromosome 4, whole genome shotgun sequence genome:
gtgtgtgtgtgtgtgtgtgtgtgtgtgtgtgtgtgtgtgtgtgtgtggtgTGTGCGCGCTGAGTGGGTCGGAGTGACTGTGCGTGTTGGTTGTTGGTTGGTTGGTGGTTGGATGCTGAATTTGACGTCGAACAGTCCCGATGCGTGTTTGAATTTCAAGTGGTGGTTGGTCGAACGGCATGTGGATAACCTACCTTTGTGATCTTCTCAATGTTCTTGACCGACTTGATTCGCTGTTCGGTCTCacgaagaggagcaggCTGAGCCGAGGAAGAGTGGAAGCCGGCACGAGCTGCAATGGCGACAGGAGCAGCCGAGTTGAGCGCCATCATGGCGGGGCGGGCAGCACGAGGAAGCATCGCCATTTTGAAGGACAATTAAGCGAAAGGGGGTAGGAAAAGATGGTGGATGAAGGGAGGATGTTGATAGTggaacgacgacgacgacgacgacgaaggcCAAATCTCCAAAACGACCGAATCGAGATTGTGACTTCTCAGAGAGGCACCAGGCGGGCAAGGCGGGAGAGAGTGACGCTTTGGCACTGCGACGGTTCTTCTCACGTTGGACTTGAACTTTCTGTCTCTTTTTTTTGGCACACACCCTCGCAGTCTTGTCTCTGCTCTTTGGTTTACTCACAACTGTGGCTCCTGCGTCGACCGTGTTCTGAATTCGGTTCCGGCTTTTTCCTCTGCTTGGTTGTTCGTGCTTGAATGAATTTCGGCTTGAACTCAGTCAATCAGTCGACTTGAATTCTCGCTCGCGCCCGAAAATCGATCACGAATTCAGCCTGCACGTCCTTTGGTATTGCACCCGGCGCGTGCCTGTACAGGAaaggcaatcacgaatgaaaaCATAATCAACTTCCAaagaattcgtgaatgtctCGTGCGAATGAAGTTGGACTGGCCATGACCAATTCACGcttcacattcgtgattgattcgtgattcacgattgcgatGCGCGTACGGCTTTTCTTCTCgcctttttttttttttttcctcTTCTTTCACTGTTAGCAAAAGGCAAAGCTGAGTCGTGTGGTGGTGCTTGGAAGCGTCTGCTGTTCTGACTCGGACATTCAAtgccatcatcctcgtcatcacgCCTCTCGTCGCTTCTTGCCCCTCtccatcatcctcgacccTCAAATCACGACACACAGCGCATCTTTTCATCCCACTTGGGCATACCGCACCACACCAAGCACTCGCGCTCTACCGCTTCTCACACATCCTTTCGACTGGCTCGATTTCCATCACACTTCTCtttcctcttccaccatgTCTGACGCCGATACACTCCACAATGCCGCTTCCTCCGCTGCGCCAGTAGAACAGAAAAACGATTCTGCAGACCTCTTCGGAGGaatgaagaagaagaagaaagacaagaagaagctcgacctcgacctcgaccttgacctcgacgaggaagacAACCAGGAGGACAccgccgatgccgagcagtccaacgcagcagccgcgGAGGACGATGAGCTCAACGTGAGTAACCTTgcatctcgctgctcatctTGAAACCATCGCTGACATGTTTCTTCATATTTGTGCACCCTATCATTATACCTCGCCTTGCCCGCTTCCAGTTTGGCGAgttgaagaagaagaagaaatCCAAGAAGAAGGTCGCACTCGACCTAGACGCCTTCGAAAAGGAAATCGGCGAGGCCGATGATCAAGCAGACGATGGAGCAGAGCCCACCAACGATGCATACGCCGAcgtggatgacgaggaaCTCGGCGAGAATCCTTTTGCTCAAGACGAAGTAGACGACATCGACGCAGCGCCAAAAGATGACTCGATTGAAGCATGGCAGGGCACAGACCGCGATTACACATACCAGGAGCTCCTCGGCCGCGTCTTCAAGACGCTTCGTGCACAGAACCCCGCCCTCTCCggcgacaagaagaagtTCACCATGGTCCCGCCTCAGGTCGCCCGAGATGGTTCCAAAAAGACCGTATTTGccaacgtcgtcgacaTTTGCAAGCGTATGCACCGTCAGCCAGAGCACGTCATCCAGTTCCTCTTCGCTGAGTTGGGTACCATTGGTTCCGTCGACGGCTCCCAACGTCTCGTCATCCGTGGTCGTTTCCAGcccaagcagatcgaaaaCGTTCTTCGAAGATACATCACCGAGTACGTCATTTGCAAGACTTGCAAGCGTCCAGAGACCAAACTCACAAAGGAGAACCGTATTTTCTTTGTCACCTGCGAAAAATGTGGTTCTCAGCGTTCCGTCAGTGCTATCAAGAGCGGTTTCCAGGCTCAAACTGGCAAGCGTTCAAAGACTAGggctgctgcaggtgcGTAAATGCCGGACCGCCCAACGAATCGCCCCGCCGGCTCATCACCATAACAGCCAACCATCGttgccagctgctgcctaCTATCGCATACAGCCTACACTCATTGCATGTTCATTCCGACATCTGTATTTGTTCATTCATTCCCCGCATGGTCTCGAGTTTCGCTCATGTGCAATGGTGACTGCGTCTTTTTGTGCTTATTCGCTTCACTTGGTCTTAAGAGTCAAAGCGTTGACAGGTTGCTGAGCCAGCAAGCCTGTTACAAGAACACACAACCACATCGAGCTGTGATCCACGGCTGCTGAGTTCGCGGTCTAGACAACTATGCCAAGCGATGCTTGTGTGCCatcattcatgattcacgattcgtgattgctggGATGCGATTTCTGCAAAGCACTTGTACCATTGTCTcacgagcttgttgaccCTGTCCGAGCAGCGAAATGAGAAGTCTGCCAGCGGCACGTTCTCTACCGCACAGAACGcaccgccaagctcgtcatgCTTCCGGCAGGTtaggaatcacgaatgtcgatAGCTTGCCATGCTCCTTATCTGCCAAAACGCAACGCAGTCCCGCTGGAACCGCGGCGAGCTCAGTCTTCTTCGGAGTCCCACGGAATAAGGGTAGCAGCGTGCAAAATCGGGTCCGGACAGCTTGCTTATGTCCCTTCGAATCactagtcacgagtgtggctCGACTCCATTGGACCTTTCATCGTCGACTGAACCGACAATATTGacgccagcagctgcaatGTAGCACTGTTCCGGTAAACTGTTCATGTGCCTTCCAATCCGACAACAAAGCGCTACTCAGACCGGCGATAGCAGCGAGGGTTGCCGGGTGAGACAAGCACGAGTCTCGCCAGCTGGCACCTGCTATTGCTTAGACGGTGCACACTATAACTGCATTCATGATTAGCTTTACCGCGGCTGCAAATATCGTCCCACAGGCGActcttcgccatcgacgGAACGTCCGTCGAGCAAAGAAGGACGCCTATAAGGTGCTCAGCCCAGCTTTAGAGATGgctcttgtcgagcgcacCAGCCGTCGTTCCTGTAGCAGCTTTCCTGTGGCACAAACAAGAATCCTGAATACAGGCGTGTGCACAGCAAGTCTCAAGTGTGTTTGCTGGTCGCCATCAGCCCTTCGATATCTTAAGAGCGGCTACAGGTGTTCCTCCTGCGGCACGCCTCGACACGTTCGAATTTATGATTACCGGTCTTGCTTTCTGAATAGCCACACTGTGGAGAGACACAGGTTTTACCCCTAAGCCACCCTCGTATTCCATCGTGCAAGCCTCACcgagtcatgagtcatgagtcatgagtggcTCGGGTTGGTCCAGCCGGTGGGGCTTCGAAGCAtgaagtcacgagtcgatACAGAGCAATTTGTTGAAGcccaattcacgattagcAACGGAACTCGCGTCAGCCGtcgattcatgattcgtgattgtctgtcgtcaccattcacgattcatgattggtCTCTTTCActtgtcaatcacgaatctccCTCGTTGgtctctctcgctcgtttggctgctggcccttaactcacgactcgtgactcactcgtccatctcacgtgctcgctcgctcgttggcTTAGATTAATTTATTGTATCCATGATTGTATCGACAACAACTGTGGCGCATTGAGCTGTATGTTGGGACCGGTTGATTATGATTGATGGGGGGTGGTTGCTCATCGGAAGCCGCCCCAGCAACCACCCAAGGTAGCTCCCCCTGAAGAGTCACCCGAGCAAGGACCACCAGTTGATtatgattcatgattgatgGGGGGTGGTTCCGAAGACGActtttttccttttttcACGATATATTTTAGATGGGGCGGCCGGCCTCACAAAAACCTCACTGGCGAAGACGTTCTAGATCTCTTCGATCTTGCCAGTATCGGTGTTCCGACACACGAGGAGTCATAGTTGGCTCCTCTAGTGCTGGAAGTCCTAAGCGAGGTCAGTAGCCTTGGAACGGTTGATGGTGCATTAACGATTGTGACTGCGTTCCAGAACCGACCTTGGAGGCACGACCTCATACACGATACCTCAAGGCACACAAAGTCCCGGGTAAGACTGACAGGCATGAGGTGCGAGTCACGACTCCTGCAAGGCCCGAGAAGACCCCCTGCACTTCCTTCTCTGCGACAATCTCGCCCTTTCATGAAATGAGCTCAAGGTGTTCTTCGCAAGGTTGGTCACCTGAACAGAAACCAGCGCCTCACAACCTTCAGATCGAGTCTAAACGAGcccaagtcgtgagttccTTCTGTCGATGGCAACTACCTTCGTGCGAGGTTCGCAGCGCATGGGTCAGCGCAGACGCCGATCATTgaccacaatcgtgaatccccACCTCCTCCCCTTCGTCAACTACTCTTGACCTGAAAGCGACACATGATATCCTCATTTTATATAGTTACGttatcacgaatcgtgaataatgaatcatgaatttATGACAAACAAGCCCACAGCATAAAAAGGCCtcgactcgcgactgttttgccagtcacgagtcatgagttTGTAACGTTGGTGGCCACCAACGTCCTCTTCTTGGTGTAGAATATTCCAATTCTTGGTGAATCTTTAGCGGGCGCtagatgatcgaagtctccctttccttagagaggcgagttgggactgagtagtggtcgagaatggtttggaatgtatttggatagtgtgaattggacaagggactaactacaaagtgtgagcgttccctctgtgtttatgtacatgagtcgactggagtatcctacatgagcttctccctatacgtcgCCTgctcatacaactgactagctgtggccacaactggccagatgcgtgagtctgttctcttTCAGGTTCTATCACTTggtgcgagtcgtgagtctgtagccaacggcatattcccacagtcgtccagcaaCTTGTGTGAATTTACcctgggcttctcgctaccagcgctatgttATGGACCGGGTAAAACCCCGGCGTtctgagacacctactcgtaCCCGTCCGGTGACTGAGAGGGTTGCGGACATTCCGCGAGCTTACTCGTTCCCATCCGGTCACTCATGTGTACCGTTTGGGTAACTGCAAGGGctgcatgattgtgggcgatcagactaaacgccaatcgtagatattctaacaTAGAAGAACCGTCTTCTAACAAATCATGAGTATATGCTACGGGCATAACATGCGTTACGCTGTGTCCCTAAagcattcatgattgcgGGCATTAGTTTctgatattcgtgattgtgtcTCGCTGCTTGAGGCGACGATTTGCgatccattcgtgattaaaTCTATGCATACACGctcatgattcacgattcgtaattttgttagaatatctgcaattcgtgattggagCTTAGTCTGATCgtccacaatcacgaatcgtaaatcattcacgattcatgatccCTCCTGTCACCCGACCGGGACACATGAGTGACCAGACGGGAACGAGTCTATCCTCAACAATTTCATCTCCCCGACGGGAACGAGAACCACAAATTATCCTCAACAATCAAATTCACTGATTTACCCGACGGGAACGGGCAAGCCCGCGGTATGTCCGCAATCGTAAATATGCCCGCAAGTAACGTAGCTCAccagagtcgtgagtcaagAGTTTCCACGATTCATGTCACAGCGCTGGTAGtgagaagcccagagtagattcacgattcacacaagtcgctggacgactgtgggaatatgccgttggctacagactcgcACCAAGTGGTGGAACCTGACAGATAACAGACTCATGtatctggccagttgtggccacgGCTAGTCAGCTGTATGAGGAGGcgacgtatagggagaaactcatgtaggatactccagtcagctcatgtacataaacACAGAGgcgctcacactttgtagttagtcccttgtccaattcacactatccaaatacattccagaccattctcgaccactactcagtcccaactcgcctctctaaggaaagggagacttcgatcatctaGCGCCCGCTAAAGATTCACCAAAATCTCAATAATCCACCCCTTTTCAGGGAACATGTCGGAGAAAAacatgattcacgattgcacgAGGACAGCCtgttagaatatctacgattggcgtttagtctgatcgcccacaatcatgcaacccttgcagtaacctaaccggtatacacgagtgaccggacgggaacgagtaggtgtctcagtacgcgcgctatacgcgcgcgacacgcactcaatacaccagcggtacgtccgcggtacgcgtgcgatacactcgcagtacgcgcgccatacgcgcgcgacacgcgctcaatgcacccgcagtacgtccgcggtacgcgtgcgatacactcgcagtacgcgcgccatacgcgcgcgacacgcgctcaatgcacccgcagtacgaccgcggtacgcgcgcaagtatagtaactcgccagagtttccccgcttcacaacatagcgctggtagcgagaagcccagagtagattcacacaagtcgctggacgactgtgggaacacgccgttggctacagactcgtaccaagtggaagaacctgagggagaacagactcatgcatctggccagttgtggccacagctagtcagttgtatgaggagctgacgtatagggagaagctcatgtaggatactccagtcgactcatgtacataaatacagagggaacgctcacactttgtagttagtcccttgtccaatttacactatccaaatacatcccaaaccattctcgaccctactcagtcccaactcgcctctctaaggaaagggagacttcgatcatccagcgcccgctaaggatTCACCGAGAATATTGAATAGGTTATGAGCCCAATCAATGATCAAGACCTTGCCTTCTCCTCTATGAGGGTTGGACTACCCAAACGGCTGATGTCCTCGGAGGACTACTTCGAATGGGCGACCTCGATGCAAAATGTCCTTTCGTGCAAAAACGCGAACTTATGGTTCATCATCGAGGGACGACTCGTCAAACCCGAGGAACATCTGGGTGAGGGAGACCTTAAGGAAgtgaagctcggcaacaaaTTCCCTACTAAGGATATCGCCGAGTACTATCGAGCTGACGTGGAAGCACGCAGCATACTCCTCAACTCCCTTGGACCCGCCCAACAAGCCCTGGTCGATACGTCAACTACTGCTCGAAAAGTCTGGGAGAAACTTCGCGAGAACTACGCGCAGAACGTTGCTCAGCAGATTGCTTCACTCGAAGCGCAGTTGGCGAACCTCTACCAAGGAgatgacaagatcaacgtcTACTCCTACAAGTTGGAGACTATCTGCAGGAAACTTGACCACGTGGATGCTCCGGTTAGCGGACTTCGCAAACTGAGAACCTTTCTGCGTGGCCTCGGTCCCCAGCACGATGTCTGGCGAAAGATCTTCTACTTCAACACtcgtctcttcttccagaagGAAGGAGATTCCGACGAAACAGCCAACAAGAAGGCCCTGGAAGACTACGAAATTGCCGTCAGCACGATTAtggctgaagaagccgagcaaaagtCTTTCCGGCGCCAATACCCAGCTCGGGCCATGCAAGCCCAGTCGCAGGCCTGTCAAAAAGGGCAAAGACAAATTCTGCACTAACTGCAAGAGGGATAACCATAACCTCGAAGACTGCTTCATGGAAGGAGGTCCCAAACACAAGGATCGCACcgagaagcaaaagcagaagaaaaCCAAGAAAGTGACGGGAAACCTGGTATCAAGTCGActccgacgagatgaatcTGTGTCTCCACGTGTCCACACCCGATGACAACGTCGCTCCCCAAAATGAAACCTGGATCATTGACTCTGGCGCAAGCCGACACATGACCGGCGACAAGACCCTCTTCTCGACGTACGGACCATCTCCTGTCCAGGAGGTATTCGTCGCTGACAACAGAGGAGTTCCGGTTGCTGGCATGGGCAACGTCAGACTGGTGATGAGTAACTCGAAGGGATCGCGGAAGTCGATTACACTTCAAGATGTCCTCCACGTTCCAGGANNNNNNNNNNNNNNNNNNNNNNNNNNNNNNNNNNNNNNNNNNNNNNNNNNNNNNNNNNNNNNNNNNNNNNNNNNNNNNNNNNNNNNNNNNNNNNNNNNNNTtacactatccaaatacatcccaaaccattctcgaccctactcagtcccaactcgcctctctaaggaaagggagacttcgatcatccagcgcccgctaaggatTCACCGAGAATATTGAATACagccacaatcacgaatcgtgaatcatgtaatcacgaataaatGCGCGATCAACTgtattcatgattcgtgattgcagtTTTAGTGAATTTTAGCAAGCGCTAtatgatcgaagtctccctttccttagagaggcgatTTGGGACTCACAGACTGAGTTGGGcgataatcacgaatcacgaatgattTGGAATGTATGTGCGTTTTggacagtcacgagtcacgagtgatttCTGGACGAGGGACTCGCGACTAACTACAAGTGTGGGTCTACCTGTGTttatttatgtacatgtATCCTGCATGCGATGAGCTTCTACCCATACGTCggctcctcatacaactgactcacgactagctgtggccacaattggccagatgcgtgagtctgttctcttTCACGTTTCAGGTTCTATCACTCACAGACCCACGATTGCAATAGCCGGAAAGAAAGGAGTTCGCACAACTGATCAGTTCTGGTCACGGCTGGTCAGATGTACGAGGtgctaatcacgaatcacgaatgtataGAGATCAGCTCATGGGCGATACTACGGTGAGCTCATATACACAAACCAGGAGAAATCATGAATATATGTGCTTTGTAAATTTCCTCGTCAACACAGTTTAAGTTTATATAAAGTATATACATTACtaacattcgtgattcgtgactggccGATGAGCTATTGAGAGGATGGTCGTCCTCGAAACCGCCCTAGGAGCCACCTGCCAGGGGTGCTTGCTGCGAGAAGCCATCTAGGAGCCGCACAGGTGGTTCGGTGGTTCCTaggacgactttttccttttttacgacgtgactcgtgacttgatGCGggtctgtagccaacggtatattcgtgattcccaCAGCgagtcgtccagcgacttgtgtgaatttactctgggcttctcgctaccagcgctgTGTCATGAACCGTGTAAAATCTGACGAGCTACGTTACTCGTCAgcgtattcgtgattgcggaCATAACGTGGGCTGACCCGTTCCCACCCGATCACTCGCGACTTTTGTGTTTCCGTCGGGTAAATGAAATTGTTGCGGACTAACTCGCTCCCGTCTGGTCACTCGTGTGTTCCAGTCGGGTAACCtaaatcatgaatcatgaatgacgaatcgtgaatgattgTGGacgatcagactaaacgccaatcgcagATATTCTaaaaatcatgaatcgtgaatgtccCTCACAAGAAATTGAAATAGTGGGTGGCTTCGTTGGTAGAATTCAAGAATAATTTTTCCGTTTTTTTGTAAATGTTTTTTCACCTGTGTGTACTTTCGTCCACAAAATTTGCTGTATcgtaatcacgaatcatggTTTagtcacaagtcgtgagtcgtgagtggaaCCACACATCAGTAGCCGATCAACGAACCTGTCAGCAACCCATAACTCCAACTGATTCGGTGTATGATGCGGGAAGGTCCGGCTACACAGCAGGGGAAATTCTCGCACTCTTTGCTTTGTAGAaatcattcgtgattcctaGATTTTGTGTGGGCTCCAACGCTTCGGGTCATCATGACCTTGCATGACTGCGTCGTGAACATAATTGtgaatcagaatcacgaatctgcCAGAGCGTGAGAGATTTGCTGCGTTGAATGCCATCCGACGTCGTTTTTGCGTTGAACCTGTGTGAGGGTTACGGCCATCCTCTCATTAGCTTGTCGGCCAGTCGCATTGGAGATCACTCACAAGACATGGTATTGGAGCAAAAcaataatcacgaatgaatgcATGTATTTGTAGCCTAGCAATTCGAGAAGGtactcatgactcacgactgttgcAAGAGAGTTAATAAcaaagccagcagcttgcgGGAGCATCGATCACAGAGGAGAAGTACGTACCCATGACTGAAAGCGCAGCGGATCTCAAACATCCGAAGGAGGTCgatagtcacgagtggaggACCAACGAGATGTTGTGGTCCTTCCATaccgagaccaacactcgtgactatgCCACCGAGTCCAACAGTGGGCAGGCCAGCTTCTGCCGGATGTAGCATCAGGGCtagaccaagacgagcagacttgaagacgaagccaatcatgaattgtCAGCGGATAGATGTATGTCCGCATGATACCTTGCTGATCGAGAGACGGCAGCATGCACAAACTGGCTCAGCgcgaggctgctgcgaaGTGTAGAGAGGGAGGATCGGCatgctgccgctgcggGTGTGGTGCTGCGGATACTGCCAACGCTGTTGATactgctgatgctgtgcgtgctgctgctgctgccgacgTTGCTGATACTGACGCTGCTGGAGCCACACCAACAGATCTTGTCCTCGCCTCTTCTGCTAAGCGTCGATACTCtctcattcgtgattgtctcgTGCCATCTCCACTGCTCGTAAGTGAAGGTCTTGCCACCCTCACCACACTGGTCGCATCTATAGAGGCGATGTTTGTGGCTCCATTGAGAGCGCGATAAGCTGCTCatggtgatggcgaggtGAGGGGTGAGTGGGACAGACTGGCAGCGGGAGCAACGGCAGACTAAGAGAGTCGGAAAGTGAGAGGCATCGGAGGTGAgcgacgttgacgatggCAGGCAAGAATTCTTTCAGCAGGCAGACAACggagcaacaacaacgcGACTGGACGAGAGCATAGACACCAGAGCAC
This genomic interval carries:
- a CDS encoding putative translation initiation factor eIF2 beta subunit (isoform B) (alternatively spliced); this encodes MSDADTLHNAASSAAPVEQKNDSADLFGGMKKKKKDKKKLDLDLDLDLDEEDNQEDTADAEQSNAAAAEDDELNFGELKKKKKSKKKVALDLDAFEKEIGENPFAQDEVDDIDAAPKDDSIEAWQGTDRDYTYQELLGRVFKTLRAQNPALSGDKKKFTMVPPQVARDGSKKTVFANVVDICKRMHRQPEHVIQFLFAELGTIGSVDGSQRLVIRGRFQPKQIENVLRRYITEYVICKTCKRPETKLTKENRIFFVTCEKCGSQRSVSAIKSGFQAQTGKRSKTRAAAGA
- a CDS encoding putative translation initiation factor eIF2 beta subunit (isoform A) (alternatively spliced), producing MSDADTLHNAASSAAPVEQKNDSADLFGGMKKKKKDKKKLDLDLDLDLDEEDNQEDTADAEQSNAAAAEDDELNFGELKKKKKSKKKVALDLDAFEKEIGEADDQADDGAEPTNDAYADVDDEELGENPFAQDEVDDIDAAPKDDSIEAWQGTDRDYTYQELLGRVFKTLRAQNPALSGDKKKFTMVPPQVARDGSKKTVFANVVDICKRMHRQPEHVIQFLFAELGTIGSVDGSQRLVIRGRFQPKQIENVLRRYITEYVICKTCKRPETKLTKENRIFFVTCEKCGSQRSVSAIKSGFQAQTGKRSKTRAAAGA